CTTCTTGTTTTGGAGATTTTTCTCTTAGGATGTGCCATTTTACTATATTATTTATCCGTTAATAGTTGCTTTAATTTGTCCCATCGCGGGTCAATATTTTCTTCTTCTTTAATTTCTTCTTTCTCTTCGCTTACAGCAAGTTCACTTAGTTTTTGCAAAGCTTCTGTTTGCAAAGTACCGTCTTTTACGCCAGGATGAACCCGTCTTAAAGGAACTGATAACACAATCATTTCATAAATATATTGCGCTATATCTATCTCAAACTCTCCGTGAGGAAGTATTAATAACTCCTCATTATCATTGTTAAATTCTTCACCAAAACGAACTATAAGTTTCATTTTTCCTTTTACAGTCAAGTTAAAATCTTCACTGGTCAAGTCACAAGGAACATTTACATATCCTTTGTGTTTAAAACTTAATTCTAGAAATGTACTTTTTTTATCTAAAACTACATTTACTTTGATATTTGAATCTTGATATTCATTGTAATCAAAGATTTCAAAGAACTTATTATCAATTTGATATTCAAAATTATGTTTCCCTAGCTTCAAACCTATAAAAGGTATCAAATATTCTTTCGTGTTCTTCATTTTAACCACAATTTGACCCTAAACTTCGGGAGTGCAAAGATATAAATTTATTGCAAATCTAATAATCTTATTCACTTTTTTTTGTTCACAACTGTTTTTCTTTTATTCTAAGTGGTTTTTTACTGATTTCGGCATATTGATTTCTAGAATGAAACACATCAATAGCTAAATATACCGCCTCTTTAAATGAATTGAAATCAGCAATACCTTTACCCGCAATTTCATAAGCAGTCCCGTGATCTGGCGAAGTTCTAATTTTATACAAACCTGCTGTATAATTTACTCCTTTGCCAAAAGACAATGTTTTAAAAGGTATCAATCCTTGATCATGATAGGTTGCTATTATAGCGTCGTATTTTTCGTATTGATTGCTTCCAAAAAAACCATCTGCTGAAAAAGGCCCAAAAACAAGTGTTCCTTTATCAAATATT
This portion of the Flavobacterium sp. CECT 9288 genome encodes:
- a CDS encoding DUF177 domain-containing protein — encoded protein: MKNTKEYLIPFIGLKLGKHNFEYQIDNKFFEIFDYNEYQDSNIKVNVVLDKKSTFLELSFKHKGYVNVPCDLTSEDFNLTVKGKMKLIVRFGEEFNNDNEELLILPHGEFEIDIAQYIYEMIVLSVPLRRVHPGVKDGTLQTEALQKLSELAVSEEKEEIKEEENIDPRWDKLKQLLTDK